The Cygnus atratus isolate AKBS03 ecotype Queensland, Australia chromosome 2, CAtr_DNAZoo_HiC_assembly, whole genome shotgun sequence genome window below encodes:
- the RBM12B gene encoding RNA-binding protein 12B, which produces MAVVIRLQGLPVVAGPADIRRFFLGLNIPDGGVHIIGGEIGEAFIIFATDEDARRAMSCSGGFIKDSRIELFLSSKAEMQNTIEMSRKRFDRGGRETLSGSRRTGANGSGAAGVGDISHLVAAITKGINKSGYGPPNHPEAGFHANGTRHGDVGMPKSSYQSRKDSHAFNPDDLYLFLRGIPYSATEDAVRAFLSGIRVDGVILIKHRNGLNNGDCLVKFATPGDALEGLKRHRQYMGQRFIEISPTTEERWIEYGGRVDVPNEMDHFFKERSPRSSGYMHARKHSHSRSPRRQRTRSRSPPSQEYYIHLRNLSTNVEKRDLRAFFPDLDICSKQIKLLTDKHQRRTRDAFVMLRSERDYQAALECHRKVLLNRPVYIFPISRKSMLKIIDSYERRRSQERDLPGQAMTEKSYREGHSGPKVCAYVRNFPFDVTKVEVQKFFERFDIDEDDIYLLYDDKGAGLGEALVKFKSEEQAMKAENLNRRRFLGTEVLLRLISEEQMQKFGVTVPFSAPNEMQGHSHAYDRGELSRPVGSPPGSPQGPPMHSFGPPGNFRHPSEFRHPPENFMCPPKDFRGPPPLMDFGGDSEHFGRMEFGNNKMGNFPEGRFMPDPNFSGGGGSDRVVPIRLKNLPFKATPNEILDFFYGYRVIPESVSVQYNEQGLPSGDAIVAMTNYEEAMAAINELNDRPIGPRKVKLSLL; this is translated from the coding sequence ATGGCTGTAGTCATCCGTTTACAGGGGCTTCCTGTTGTTGCGGGTCCTGCAGATATTCGTCGTTTCTTCTTGGGATTGAATATTCCCGATGGAGGTGTGCATATTATTGGAGGAGAAATTGGGgaggcttttattatttttgcaacaGACGAAGATGCACGGCGTGCCATGAGCTGTTCAGGAGGGTTTATCAAGGACTCCCGCATAGAGCTCTTTCTCAGCAGCAAGGCGGAGATGCAGAACACCATAGAAATGAGCCGGAAACGATTTGACCGTGGGGGCCGAGAAACTCTGTCTGGGTCTAGACGAACAGGTGCTAATGGTTCTGGTGCAGCGGGTGTCGGAGACATTTCGCATTTAGTCGCGGCTATTACGAAAGGAATAAATAAGTCTGGTTACGGTCCGCCAAATCACCCGGAGGCTGGTTTCCATGCCAATGGCACGAGACACGGTGATGTAGGCATGCCTAAATCAAGCTATCAGTCAAGAAAGGATTCTCATGCGTTTAACCCAGATGATCTGTACTTATTCCTGCGTGGCATACCGTACTCTGCGACAGAAGATGCAGTGCGCGCGTTCCTTTCCGGAATACGCGTGGACGGGGTGATTCTGATAAAGCATCGTAACGGTTTAAACAATGGTGATTGCTTGGTAAAATTCGCTACGCCTGGTGATGCCTTAGAAGGACTTAAACGCCACAGACAGTACATGGGGCAGAGGTTCATAGAAATCAGTCCGACTACGGAGGAACGGTGGATTGAGTATGGCGGGAGGGTAGACGTGCCAAATGAGATGGATCACTTCTTCAAAGAACGGTCTCCAAGAAGTTCGGGCTACATGCACGCAAGGAAACATTCTCATTCGAGATCGCCAAGGAGACAAAGAACGCGTTCTCGTTCACCTCCCAGCCAGGAATATTACATACACTTAAGGAATCTTTCAACTAATGTGGAGAAGAGAGATTTGAGAGCTTTTTTCCCTGATCTGGATATATGCAGCAAACAAATCAAGCTTCTAACGGACAAGCATCAGAGGAGGACTAGAGACGCCTTTGTGATGTTAAGGAGTGAGAGAGATTATCAGGCTGCTTTGGAGTGCCATAGAAAGGTTCTTCTCAATCGTCCCGTTTACATTTTTCCAATTTCAAGGAAGTCTATGTTGAAAATAATTGATTCTTACGAGAGGAGAAGATCTCAGGAAAGAGATCTTCCTGGACAGGCCATGACAGAAAAAAGTTACCGGGAAGGTCATTCTGGCCCTAAGGTGTGTGCTTATGTGAGGAATTTTCCATTCGATGTGACAAAAGTCGAAGTGCAAAAGTTCTTTGAGAGATTTGATATCGATGAAGATGACATTTACTTGCTCTATGACGACaaaggagctgggctgggagaagCCTTGGTGAAGTTTAAATCTGAAGAACAAGccatgaaagcagaaaacttaAATCGTCGAAGGTTCTTGGGAACGGAGGTGTTACTGAGACTGATATCTGAAGAGCAGATGCAGAAGTTTGGTGTAACTGTTCCGTTCTCTGCCCCAAATGAGATGCAGGGGCATTCGCACGCGTATGACAGAGGTGAGCTTTCCCGTCCGGTTGGTTCACCGCCTGGTTCGCCACAAGGGCCACCCATGCACTCGTTCGGTCCCCCTGGGAACTTCAGGCATCCTTCTGAATTTAGGCACCCCCCTGAGAACTTCATGTGCCCTCCTAAGGATTTTAGAGGCCCGCCACCCCTCATGGATTTTGGTGGTGACAGCGAACACTTTGGCAGAATGGAGTTTGGGAATAATAAAATGGGGAATTTCCCAGAAGGAAGATTTATGCCGGACCCAAATttcagtggtggtggtggttctGACCGTGTTGTTCCTATTCGATTGAAAAATTTACCTTTTAAAGCGACTCCTAATGAGATTCTGGATTTTTTCTATGGCTACAGAGTCATACCGGAGTCGGTTTCCGTACAGTATAACGAACAAGGGTTGCCTTCGGGTGATGCCATTGTTGCTATGACAAACTATGAGGAAGCGATGGCTGCTATTAACGAATTGAATGATAGGCCAATTGGTCCCAGGAAAGTTAAGCTGAGCTTGCtgtaa